A portion of the Mytilus galloprovincialis chromosome 12, xbMytGall1.hap1.1, whole genome shotgun sequence genome contains these proteins:
- the LOC143055351 gene encoding tyrosyl-DNA phosphodiesterase 2-like isoform X1 encodes MLYIVTMFEENIQRIRDLKCIETLTPYLNSADNGIRLLSLAVLSNIANESEIQNLKINDGIIRYLVWAVSMALKTECEVWDIWSLTELAKIVKQVARNDTNRGLLVQHGVVPLLVEIAEQGETEEQYEAVCSLSNLSLNKESKSQMIETKHWKIIETLEKLAKSPEGAVQNISKEALCTLHNNQTQSTECLQEITSEESNGKQSISDEESSPEEIKLLSWNIEGISTVNIKERTSAVITFINSERPDVIFLQEVIVDTLEMLSRKCLDYTFIESAVESYFTVIMVKHKVVQVTDSKIIPFTSSTQGRTLQKVECTIKALPCVLMTSHLESMKTHSDERKHQMKRALHHVVNASRDRTVLFGGDFNIKDREIREMKGLPKGVLDLWIETGRNKETQFTWDTSINTNQTWAANQDFKPKIRFDRIYMRHPKTEPVISPVSFQLIGQEKIPSCDCFPSDHWGILVRFDINKSNTT; translated from the exons ATGCTGTATATAGTTACTATGTTTGaagaaaatattcaaagaatTCGGGATTTAAAATGTATTGAAACACTGACACCTTATCTTAATTCGGCCGACAATGGAATTCGGCTTCTCAGTTTAGCAGTTCTGAGTAATATAGCGAATGaatctgaaattcaaaatttgaaaatcaacGATGGCATCATTAGGTATTTGGTATGGGCAGTTTCCATGGCACTTAAGACTGAATGCGAAGTTTGGGACATATGGTCACTAACAGAGCTAGCAAAAA TTGTTAAACAGGTGGCCAGAAATGATACAAACCGAGGATTATTGGTACAGCATGGTGTAGTGCCACTTCTTGTTGAAATTGCAGAACAAGGGGAAACAGAAGAACAATATG AAGCTGTTTGTAGTCTTTCGAATCTATCACTTAACAAAGAGAGCAAATCACAAATGATCGAGACGAAACATTGGAAAATTATTGAAACCCTAGAAAAACTGGCTAAATCACCCGAAGGAGCCGTCCAAAATATCAGCAAGGAGGCTTTGTGTACACTACATAACAATCAGA CACAATCAACCGAATGCTTACAAGAAATCACATCGGAAGAATCTAATGGCAAGCAG AGTATTTCTGATGAAGAATCGTCACCAGAAGAAATTAAATTGTTATCATGGAACATCGAAGGTATTTCTACCGTTAACATCAAGGAACGGACGAGTGCTGTAATCACATTCATAAACag TGAAAGACCTGATGTAATCTTTCTACAGGAAGTTATTGTTGATACGTTGGAGATGCTGTCCAGGAAGTGTCTAGATTATACGTTCATAGAATCAGCTGTTGAAAGTTATTTCACTGTCATTATGGTGAAACACAAGGTTGTACAGGTTACGGACTCGAAAATCATTCCTTTTACTAGCAGTACACAGGGAAGAACGTTACAAAAAGTTGAg TGTACAATAAAAGCTTTACCTTGCGTGTTGATGACATCACATTTGGAAAGTATGAAAACCCATAGCGATGAAAGGAAACATCAGATGAAAAGAGCTCTGCACCATGTTGTAAATGCTAGTCGTGACAGGACTGTTCTTTTTGGCGGAGACTTTAACATTAAAGACAGAGAG ATACGTGAAATGAAGGGACTTCCTAAAGGTGTCTTAGACCTTTGGATAGAAACCGGAAGGAACAAAGAAACACAGTTTACGTGGGACACATCTATCAACACAAACCAGACATGGGCTGCAAATCAAGACTTCAAACCTAAAATTAGATTCGATCGTATATATATGAGACATCCAAAAACAGAACCCGTTATATCTCCAGTGTCGTTTCAGCTGATTGGCCAAGAAAAAATTCCCTCTTGTGATTGTTTCCCTAGTGATCACTGGGGTATTCTTGTACGTtttgacataaacaaaagtaacacaACCTAG
- the LOC143055351 gene encoding tyrosyl-DNA phosphodiesterase 2-like isoform X2, translating to MLYIVTMFEENIQRIRDLKCIETLTPYLNSADNGIRLLSLAVLSNIANESEIQNLKINDGIIRYLVWAVSMALKTECEVWDIWSLTELAKIVKQVARNDTNRGLLVQHGVVPLLVEIAEQGETEEQYAQSTECLQEITSEESNGKQSISDEESSPEEIKLLSWNIEGISTVNIKERTSAVITFINSERPDVIFLQEVIVDTLEMLSRKCLDYTFIESAVESYFTVIMVKHKVVQVTDSKIIPFTSSTQGRTLQKVECTIKALPCVLMTSHLESMKTHSDERKHQMKRALHHVVNASRDRTVLFGGDFNIKDREIREMKGLPKGVLDLWIETGRNKETQFTWDTSINTNQTWAANQDFKPKIRFDRIYMRHPKTEPVISPVSFQLIGQEKIPSCDCFPSDHWGILVRFDINKSNTT from the exons ATGCTGTATATAGTTACTATGTTTGaagaaaatattcaaagaatTCGGGATTTAAAATGTATTGAAACACTGACACCTTATCTTAATTCGGCCGACAATGGAATTCGGCTTCTCAGTTTAGCAGTTCTGAGTAATATAGCGAATGaatctgaaattcaaaatttgaaaatcaacGATGGCATCATTAGGTATTTGGTATGGGCAGTTTCCATGGCACTTAAGACTGAATGCGAAGTTTGGGACATATGGTCACTAACAGAGCTAGCAAAAA TTGTTAAACAGGTGGCCAGAAATGATACAAACCGAGGATTATTGGTACAGCATGGTGTAGTGCCACTTCTTGTTGAAATTGCAGAACAAGGGGAAACAGAAGAACAATATG CACAATCAACCGAATGCTTACAAGAAATCACATCGGAAGAATCTAATGGCAAGCAG AGTATTTCTGATGAAGAATCGTCACCAGAAGAAATTAAATTGTTATCATGGAACATCGAAGGTATTTCTACCGTTAACATCAAGGAACGGACGAGTGCTGTAATCACATTCATAAACag TGAAAGACCTGATGTAATCTTTCTACAGGAAGTTATTGTTGATACGTTGGAGATGCTGTCCAGGAAGTGTCTAGATTATACGTTCATAGAATCAGCTGTTGAAAGTTATTTCACTGTCATTATGGTGAAACACAAGGTTGTACAGGTTACGGACTCGAAAATCATTCCTTTTACTAGCAGTACACAGGGAAGAACGTTACAAAAAGTTGAg TGTACAATAAAAGCTTTACCTTGCGTGTTGATGACATCACATTTGGAAAGTATGAAAACCCATAGCGATGAAAGGAAACATCAGATGAAAAGAGCTCTGCACCATGTTGTAAATGCTAGTCGTGACAGGACTGTTCTTTTTGGCGGAGACTTTAACATTAAAGACAGAGAG ATACGTGAAATGAAGGGACTTCCTAAAGGTGTCTTAGACCTTTGGATAGAAACCGGAAGGAACAAAGAAACACAGTTTACGTGGGACACATCTATCAACACAAACCAGACATGGGCTGCAAATCAAGACTTCAAACCTAAAATTAGATTCGATCGTATATATATGAGACATCCAAAAACAGAACCCGTTATATCTCCAGTGTCGTTTCAGCTGATTGGCCAAGAAAAAATTCCCTCTTGTGATTGTTTCCCTAGTGATCACTGGGGTATTCTTGTACGTtttgacataaacaaaagtaacacaACCTAG